The Glutamicibacter mishrai DNA window CCAAACTCACGTCCTCGCAGGAGAACACACTCAAAGCCTGGGACCTGCAGCTGGCCACCTGCGGCGCCCGGCTCATTCGCGGTCGCCTCGATGTTCTTATGCTGATTAGGCCATATATGCAGGCTGCCTATGCTGATCTTGCTGACGGTGCCAAAGACGCCAAGGCGATCTACCGTTCGTCGTTGGAAAATGAAGCCGACGAAAACAGCCTCGAGACCATCTCGCTCGAGAACCTGAGCCAGGAAGAAATCCAGGATCTGCTGCTGGACGCCATTGAGGCCAACCGCAGCCGGGAACTGGACCGCGGCGTTTCCCTCTTCGGCCCGCACCGCGACGATTTAACCCTGATTTTGGGCCCCACGCCGGCCAAGGGCTACGCCTCCCACGGCGAAACCTGGTCTTTTGCCCTCGCACTTCGCCTCGCGGCCTATCGGGTCTTTGGCGATGATGATCCTCGCCCCGGTTCAGGACCGATCTTGATCCTTGACGATGTTTTTGCCGAATTGGACGCGACTCGTCGCGACCGGCTGGCCCATATCGTTGCCGGAGCCGAGCAGGTCCTGGTGACCGCGGCAGTTGTGGAAGATGTCCCCGAAGCGCTGAAGGGACATTTCTTCCAGGTATCCCCTGGCCAGGTCGTCGATGCGTGAACCTGAAGAAC harbors:
- the recF gene encoding DNA replication/repair protein RecF (All proteins in this family for which functions are known are DNA-binding proteins that assist the filamentation of RecA onto DNA for the initiation of recombination or recombinational repair.) — its product is MYISQLSLTSFRSYAQADVHLAPGINVLIGPNGVGKTNIVESIGYLANLASHRVSNDAPLLNFGAERALIRGTLHRGSQRTTLEVEITSGKLNRARINRANPVRAREILGMVRTVLFAPEDLALVKGDPSHRRKFLDELLVALRPIEAGTKNDYERIVKQRNALLKSIRGKSKLTSSQENTLKAWDLQLATCGARLIRGRLDVLMLIRPYMQAAYADLADGAKDAKAIYRSSLENEADENSLETISLENLSQEEIQDLLLDAIEANRSRELDRGVSLFGPHRDDLTLILGPTPAKGYASHGETWSFALALRLAAYRVFGDDDPRPGSGPILILDDVFAELDATRRDRLAHIVAGAEQVLVTAAVVEDVPEALKGHFFQVSPGQVVDA